aagtgcctggagtgtgggaagagcttcaggcaGAGCTCCCACCTGATCtgccaccagatgatccacaccggggaatggccctacgagtgtggggagtgtgggaagggcttcagctgcagatcCAACCTCATCATCCATCAACGCATCCATACTGAGGAGAGGCCCTAGGAGTGTCctgagtgtcagaagaggtttcaCACCGGCTCAGATCTCCTCTGCCACCAGCGGAGTCACACACAGGAGAGGCCATTCCACTGCCCTGACTGCGGGAAGAGCTTTAAGCGCAACTCCCACCTCGTCCGGCACTGGCacatccacaccggggagaggcctTATGAGTGCCCCACATGTGGGAAGAGGTTTCAGACCAGCTCCAATCTCCTCCTGCATGAGCGGATTCACAccgaggagaggcccttccgctgccctGACTGCCggaagggcttcaagcacaACTCCACACTTGTCAGGCACCGgcgcatccacactggggagaggccctgcAAGTGTCCCTAGTGTGGGAAGAACTTCCGCCAGAGCTTTAACTTGACCAGAAAGCAGTGGAGTCACCGGTAAGGGAAGCCCTGCAAATGCCCCAACTCCAGGAAGAGCTTCATGCACCGCTCCAGCTTCATCCCCCACTGGAGAACCCACACTGGGAAGAGCCCTGGTGACCCATCTTCCCTGTGATCCATGCTGGGAAGACACCTGTAccttctcctgcccctgccaATGGCATTATGTGGGAGTGAAGAACATGGAGGTCTGGCCATGGCCCTGTCATGACATTCACTCCCACCTCAGGTcattgccaggggcaggaaagggactctctctctctgtccctgaggagaagggtgtcctttccaggcaggaggaaatACGTGGCTGGGAAGGGACGGTTGGTGGTGATGTAGTTTTCCCTGTAAATAGTTTTTCTTATCCCTTCTGTTATCAATattgtttctgttcctgtttgttCCTTGTCTCGTTGATATtcccagtaaattgttcttatcccaGCCCGGGATCTTTGCCATTTGTGCTTTCCATGGGAGGCGGGAGGGCAGCGAGCGGCAGCACGGTTTTGGTGGGAGCAGGAAATTGGGGAATCCCATTCCTGAACCCCGGCCCGTGGAAAGCgagcatcccagctggtgccagcctTGGTGGCCACGGCAACAGCCTTGGGAGAgggtccctggctggggctgtgggaacctcttcactctggtgcccagggacaggagtggaGGGAGCGGCTGCAGCTGAGTCGGGGCAGGCTCGGGTTGGatctcaggaaaaggtttttgcccagaggctgctggggcactgcccaggctgcccagggaagggtgacagctccagggctctctgagctccagcagcgcttggacagcgctgccaggcccaggctggcattgttggggtgtcctgtgccaGCAGTTGGACTCGaggatcctgatgggtccctcccagctcagccaaaTCTGTGGCTCTGGGATCCCATGACCCTGGGGATGGGACTGCCAATGGTTGCCATGGCAACGGGCTCTGGCTCCAGGCCTGAGCTGGTGTCCATGGCAACCACCCCTGGCATGGGGTCTccatggagctgcccagggactgaccatagcaacaggggatggggatggttgccatggaaattGACCATAGCCATGGGTcctggtgatggttgccatggaaactgaccatagcaacaggggatggggatggttgccatggaaactgaacATAGGaacaggggctggtgatggTTGGGATGGAAACTGAACATAGCAACAAGGGCTGGTGATGATGGTTGCgatggaaactgaccatagcaacatGGGGtgatgatggttgccatggaaactgaccatagcaacacgtgctggtgatggttgccatggaaactgaccatagcaacgGGTCCgggtgatggttgccatggagaCTGACCATCGCAACATGGGGtgatgatggttgccatggataCTGACCATAGCAACGGATcctggtgatggttgccatggaaactgaccatagcaacaggggctggtgatggttgccatggaaactgaccatagcagCAGGGACTGGTGATGGTTGtcatggaaactgaccatagcagCAGGGactggtgatggttgccatggaaactgaccatggcaacaggggctggtgatggttgccatggaaactgaccatagcaacagggactggtgatggttgccatggataCTGACCACAGCGACATGGGGtgatgatggttgccatggaaactgaccatagcaatGACTCCTGGTGATGTTTGCCTGCTAAGGATCAGATTTGTCACAGGCCCTCAGAGGGGTTCCATGGGGATTTTCCAAGAGTCTCCAGGCTGTTCAGGAGCTGGAATGTCACAGGCAGAGACAGGGGCTCCATGGAGACCTCCCACGAGTTTCTGGGGATGGTCAAGAGCCGTGTGGTCAGAGGCAGTCACAGCCATTccatggtgacatcccagggcaCCTTGGGCTGCTCAGGCACCGATCTGTCACAGGCACTCACGGGGGCTCCACGGTGACATCCCAGGagtccccaggctgccaaagaGCCAGGATGGCACAGACAATCACAGGGGTTCCCGTCATGGGCAGAGTGGGAGCTTCAGgcaaaagctttatttctttattggaGAAACTCCTGCTGAGTCATGAGGTGGAGAAATGACACCCAGCAGCCACCATGTAGCCTCAAACCACTGCAGGACCCGAGAGAGGAGACTGGGAGTGACTGGATCCAATCCCGGCTCCACAATTTGTCAAAGGTGTAAAAGATTGGACAGGTGGAATAGGACCTTAATGCAATTTGTCCCACAGGATTAATGATGGAAtaccagaaatatttatataaatacagcTCTGATTGATTCTGATCATGATTAGACAGAAGGATCTTAACCAGAGTTATTTACTCCACAGTCCAGAAGCTATAACAATTATTCTAATATAGTGCTCTGGGAACCAATTTTGAAGGCAACAGGGCCTTGCTGGAGTTCTTTGAGCCcagtgcaggcagagcctcctgctccagcaggaactgcctttcctgtgccaggagcagggcaggtcccgctgcaggaaaagccccaggccagccccagcccagggaaggccTCGGGCACAAGGGCAGAGtgccgtgctgggagctgtgccaggcagagcctgagGCACCAAAGgcaccttggcagcagcagctgcttgcagggCATGGCCAGAAGCCTCCCTTGGCAACCCGGCCTGGTGGCCAGCActgaagagctgctgcctcagggctcatttctggctgggctctggaaaGCCACTTCTGCTCCAGAGCCTGACAGGGAAGCCATTGGCCCCAGCACCTTGGGGACAAGATCTTAATGACAAAACTCTTCATGGCAGCAGAGAcaaggcaggggcagaggaaagGGGGGAGCCaggcccaggggacagggctgcaaTGGTGATGGCTGTGAGgtcacagcccctgcagcagcctggctgccctcaGCAGACCTTCTGGCCAGAAGCACTGTGAGGGCACCCAGCACATCAGAGAACCCACACAACAGGAATTCCATCCTTGGGGAGGGGACAGGTTTTCCCTGGGTCAGGTTGCACAAAGCTCCTGCTCTTGGAGCATTCctgggatgaggcatccacttctctggaaaaacagTTCCAGTTTTGTGCCACtctgtcctagggtgacggtatggtgcttgtatcccaaataatgtgttctgtttatgcctgatattatgttctgtgccttcaggactgactctgaaagtgaaggattggtttgtcttgttatcagccggctcacctccccccatgatctgtgtctaggagaggctcggctggcttgcttgcttttgcttttgcttttgcttttgcttattagttagtgTAGCTAGGCAGTGCAATTTTTACCCTAGactgtttcttttccccttccctctccctttcctgaatatcatctgaacctgctctggatctggacctggacctggacctgggaaacatcaagaaacacgGAGAGTCTGCATTtgggacctgcagcagccatccccaacgccggagactgatagctgggcaaCCACTCCCAGGAGTATCTCAAAGCATTACTGAGCCCCACTATGTGTCAGTGCAAAGCTCTCAAGGGACTcttaaagcagataattggggccacgattgcacaaacctctcacagagtctgCATCtaaagggaaacaccaagtaccttaaaagaactgaagtaccttgaagcattcatgagccccactgagtgttgttcctgacaaaacctctccagggactaattacagcagGTAATTGGAGACCATGATTGcacaaagctctcagagactccaaggcaaaagccaaagccaaagtcctttggaaaacctgcagtccctgggagcattgtggagcccccagggccattcctgagcaaggctccccagggactccttccagcagatccttgaggccactgggatgtggactagggggggatgctgagggcaggacaggagggTGACAgtggccagcctggctggggctgtgccaggaggccccagggcctcagcacAAGGTGTCTCTtgacagcccttggtggcacagaccctgctgtgccccaggccaccaggacttggcttctctttgtccccacctgtcatcagtgcctccagttctctgctctgcctggggcctggggacactttctcagttgtgtccctcagtgggacccagtaaaagtcaaagaaactttggagttggattctgacttggacttctggagaggtttcttcagctccctctcagggcctgatgttcagggcctgagcacaaagccccagagggtcattcaagtccttgtgctgtgtctgtgctgctgagctgggccgaGCTGTTGGCACAGAGGGTGATCCTGGCAAccaagcagagcttcaaaagcacatttctctggatgagcagctcttctcccagcccagcagggctggggcactgcctgcagccagcccaggcacagcccagaggcacagagagcttcaatcagtcagggctgggaaggtgctgagaagtgcctggggcagaatcactgccagcccttggcacaggaacctctggctgcaggacaaggcagctgcagctcctgcagtgatctcctcaagctggaacatCCCAATGCCCACAGACCCTGTGAGTACAACTCTGACTATTTCTGGTGCAGGGCAGGTGAAATGCTCATGAAGCTCTGACATGCTGAGGGGTTTGGATCACTCATAGAATATTTCCAAGACAAGGATTttgataaaaatgaggaaatttcCAAATATTTGGCATTCAGTCTCCTAGTGTTGGAGAATGGCAAGGAGGGGGGATAAATATTAAACGTTGATTATGAATTATTAATTGTGAATTTTGGCAAGTCCCCGAGACATCCAAACTGTTACTTTTAGTGATCAGTAGGTTCACAGGAGATCCCTAATGTGCTTTCAGCCACTCTGCCCATGGACAGCACCAGCATCGCCTCTGCTGGAGCCATCAGGCTCAGTCTGAGCTCTCCTTTCTCCAAGCTGCAAACAgaagctgcccccagccagtGCCCTGCAAACAGGCAGGGTTCTGTCAGGCCAAGGAACCCTGTGCACAGAGATTTGGGGTCTGTGAGTGCTGGCACGGAGAGATCAGGTACAGGGAAAtacctgcaggaggaaaatctccaggaagcagagagaagatcaggcaaggagagaaaacaaaacccagaagtgCTGTGGCAGGCAGAGTTTAGAGATGTGCAGAGGATcccctccagtgcagcccctccctctgaacaagccccctccctcctgtgcccccagccaagCCTCTGCCCTCAGGGCCGGGGCTCCAAGGcgtgcagcccctcctgtgcaggcagagctgcagcagagccgtggggcagctctgcagccccgggcccagttccctctgcagagcacagggctgggagcagctgcccggcactgggggctctggcaaggggcacagctggctcagggtgacacagctgtccccagggcccgGCTCTGGGCAATGCTGGcagtgcagccagggaaggagctgcatcTCCCTTCATCCAATGCCATCAGAAGTATTCTTGGAAGTCTCCCTGAGATTTCAGTCCAAGCTGGGAGCTCCAATCCAGGATGCAGACCTGTCCTGGAGCATCTCTGAGTTGCAAGATTGATGGGGAAAGACAGAGGTGTTGTGacactgaaaatgctgctgggttGGTGAAATGAGCAATGTGAGTCCTTGGCTACAAatgtggagctgggctgtggtggcTCCACCTGCTCTCCACTGTACCTGggggttttttagggaaaaTGTGGGAAGCTGATCAACCTCCCCCAGAGAAAGGTTAAAGCACAGAGAAACTCGGAACAGGTGAGAAGGACAGACCATCTCCCCTCACTCCCCACTCTCCACTTTCACAGAACTTGCTCTGTTCTCCCTGAtggcagcagaaatgctgagggTTTCTGACATCCAAGAACACCAGGACAAATATAGGGGAGCTTGTGAAGAAAACCCCAGAACTCTTGAACACAGAAGTGTGTCTCTGTATTCCTGGGGAGGGTGTATGGGAAATGGCTTTGATTTTGGTTACAGGTATCTCCTCTAACTCTtccctgtcctttctccatgaacaggtccccctgtgcagccacagcaaatgtccaacagcagctccatcagccacttcctcctgctggcactggcagagatgcggcagctgcagctcctgcacttctgcctcttgctgggcatctccctggctgccctcctgggcaacagcctcatcatcagcgccggagcctgcggccaccacctgcacacgcccatgttcttcttcctgctcaacctggccctcagccacctgggctccatctgcacccctgtccccaaagccatgcacaattccctctgggacaccagcaccatctcctactcagcatgtgctgctcagctgtttctgtttctcttcatcTCAGCAGAGTTTTCCGTTCTCaccatcatgtgctacgaccgctacgtgtccatctgcaaacccctgcactacgggaccctcctgggcagcagagcttgtgcccacatggcagcagctgcctgggccagtgcctttctcaatGCTCTCATGCACAcggccaatacattttccctgcccctgtgccagggcagtgccctgggccagttcttctgtgaaatcccccagatcctcaagctctcctgctcATACTTCTACCTCTGGGAACTCGGCGTTTCTGTTTTCACTACCTTCTTAGCTTTTGGCTGTTtggtgttcattgttttctcctacgtgcagatcttcagggctgcgctgaggatcccctctgagcagggacagcacaaatccttttccacctgcctccctcacctggccgtCCTCTTTCTCAGCACTGGCACATTTGCCTACCTGAAGCCCCTCTCCATTTCCTCCCCATCCCTAGATCTGgccctgtcagttctgtactcggtggtgcctccagccctgaaccccctcatctacagcctgaggaaccaggagctcaaggctgcaaCTGTGGAGACTGATCACTGGACCATTTCAGAAAGAGTAAACTTATGGCCTATTTCTGCAAATCATTTGTAATAAAATTCATCTTTGATATTTCATGTTGGGTTTTGAGgttggtttcttctttttattcctctgatttggttttttaacGTTGTCCACAAAGAAATGCCATTGCTTGtgccatttttcattttgtttctctccacctttGCTGAGGCTTCAGATTGTGTCAATGAGGAGCTGTGCCCTCAGCCACTTTAAATGAACGAAAGCatctcccagcagagttttccaGAGTTTTCACTGGAGATCCaccttttgttgccttctctggagctacagcagcaatgtctgtgtgcagagctgggggcagatcagtgctggcacagcagctgtgcccagcagcagcagcagcacttggtgttgccagtgctgctcccgtggccctgccccgctgccctggtggccctggtgttgctgcagggcctgagtgctctcggggccgggcacagtcccgggggtggcagtgccggggctgcagcagggacaggccatgggcactgctggggcagcgctgacgcctcaggccaaggcctgggggctccaggctccttgccctggctctctcaagaacacggccaggccaatgctcagcacagaaaaccccgtgagcagccccaggctggccgtgggcaggctgggggcaaacagcacggctggtgctctgccagggccctgggggagacgggaaggagcagcagagccggggctgatccatccccagtgcgctggacagcccagggcagcgtcccagagcgtcctcatggagctgccaacaacatcccccctctgcagccctggcctctcccccagctcacacaggtgccccatccttgcaggcacagacacggcagcactggctcaggagcccctgtttgcattgcacacagcaggcgggagcacccccgtgctggtgctgtggggacatgaaCCTGAGGGAGCAgaaatgccatcagcccctggggccaggaagggctggggaacGCCAGGGAAACCACTAAATTGGGggtccagaactggacacagcactccaggtgctGCCCAACCAATGCCCAGTACAGGGaaagaatcactgccctgctcctgctggccacaccattcctgattCAGGCCAGGAGCCgctggccttcttggccacctgggcacactgctggctcatgtccagcctgctgtccatcagtccctgcaggtccctttctgcctggctgctctccagcccctctgtccccagcctgtagctctGCAGGGGtttttgtggccaaagtgcaggacctggcacttggtcttgttaaacctcatcTTGTTGgacctggatccagcctgtccaggtccctctgcagagccctcctaccctccagaacatccacactcacacccagcttggtgtcatctgcaaatttcctGATGGTGGATTCAGTCCCCTCATGCAGATCATCAATGCAGACATTGAAATCcacgctggctggctctgatccCTCGGCCATCCTGTGGGTGCCCTGTGATGGCACTCAGGGTGATCTGTTCCAGAACCTTGCCGggcaccaaggtcaggctgacaggcctgcagttccccagatcctccttccagcccttcttggggATGGGCTCACACTGGCACCTCCAGTCCTCTGGGGCCTCCCtggtgagccaggactgatgagaaatgatggagagcagcttggggagctcatccaccaACTCACTCATCCCCctaggatggatcccatctggtgcCAGAGacacctgtgagcatctgagtggctcagcaggtccccaactgctccctcctggattccagggagctgttctgctccctgtccccatccaccAGCTCAGGAGAACACTTGTCCTGAGCATGACCTGTCCTAATGTTGAATATTGGGGCAAAGAAGGCGTTaagcagctcagcttttccttatCTTTAGTTACTTTATTCCCCACTGCATCCAATAAAGAGTAGAAGTTCTACTTATCCCTCCTTTTgctattagtttatttttaaaacacttgttattctttttcacagaagtggCCAGCTTAAGCTCTAATTGACCTTTCACCACTCTACTTTCTGCACGACCTAACAACATCCTGAAAGATTTCCTGACATGCCTGATCTTCTCTCCAAAGTTGATGCACcctcttttttcctgagttcccACAAAAGCTCCATGCACAGACAGAACAGTCCTTTTTCCTCGCTGGCTCAACTTcggcacagagggacaggctgctccttcccccttaggatttctttcttgagatgtgtccatccttcctggacctctttgtttttaagggctgtTTCCCTGAAAGAATCAGACACTTGATTCGCTACTCTCCAAATCTGCATCCTGAATAAGCCCAGGTCTGCCCTCCGTAATTCCTGTGTAGAAGTTTGGTTGATGCCCCtccttctttcacagaacattgaaaacttgattatttcatggtcactgtgccccaggcagcctctgaGCACCACATTtgccaccagcccttctctgtttgtgaacagcaggagacagagctttccttgggagtggGAGTTACCAAAAATTCggtaaaacagaaaactccttAACCCCAATGTAACATTAGGAAGCAGCATTCTTTATTCAGCCAGATGCATGGGGGAGAGCTCCTCCCAAAGCCAAGcatgctgagtgcaggaaagtttctgttcatattctgtattttgcacacaTATTCATTGATTGTCTGGGAGTAAACACACAGATGATaatcatttccccaaaatcatgAACACATTTCCCCTCCCATTTTTTGCATGCCTTCTTCTGTCCTGGGGGGTCTCTctggtggtccctggtggtcGTGGACCCCAATGTTCCcatcagcctggctgagctggcaggacactgaggctggtgAATTTCAGTTCCCCTTCTCACACAATGGGCATTGTGTGGTTTCCATAGGCCCGGGGTTTTGCAGAACGAGCATTGTGTGTGCTCAGCAGGTGGAGACAATTTCTCATCTGGGAACATGAGGTCACAGAGTGGGatatgacatcacagagtgggtTATGTGAGGTCATCACACAACTATGGTATCATAGGCtgtctctgtgacatcacagagtcagctgtgacatcacagggcagaggtctgacatcacagagcaggctATGACATCAAGAACAGGCTGTGACATTCGAGaccagctgtgtgacatcagAGAAATGTAGAGGAATTTCTCATGGAACAAGGGCATGATATCCTTGATGGCATTTCTTTGCAGGAACTGGACAACCCTGGCCTGCAGATTACGGAGATACTTTAGTTACTTTAGAAGTGTTTAAGACATCCTTGGAACGACAATAAGCTTTGTATGAATACAATAGTCTATGCTGGATGCTGAAAACTGTCACGTACTATAACCTGATCAGACGCTTGTAGTATAACAGCCAATCAATAAGTGACTTGTAGATGTAATCATATGACCTTAACCAatgaatgttaattagctaTTGTATGATGTAAGGCAGTAAGGTATAAAATATGGATAAATTAGACCATAAAGGAGGAGGACATCTAGCCATAGTGGTTTGAGTGTCATTATTCCGACCCCCTTCATACTGGCACCATGAACAGGGACTCCTTTGCTGAAATGCGGATCACTTAAATGCGGAAGGCTCCCAAGCATCAGGTAAGCACCTGATTTGGGAGCCggagagctggaggcaggaaaGGCCTGGTAGGCAAACGCAAGAGCAGAGTCCAGAGCTTGAGCGGCCGATCAagcccctgcca
The sequence above is drawn from the Vidua macroura isolate BioBank_ID:100142 chromosome 32, ASM2450914v1, whole genome shotgun sequence genome and encodes:
- the LOC128820934 gene encoding olfactory receptor 14I1-like; translated protein: MGQTGRQRSRREADSESPEGRGPPVQPQQMSNSSSISHFLLLALAEMRQLQLLHFCLLLGISLAALLGNSLIISAGACGHHLHTPMFFFLLNLALSHLGSICTPVPKAMHNSLWDTSTISYSACAAQLFLFLFISAEFSVLTIMCYDRYKILHLRPLSAKEEQSPVDYS